From Anopheles darlingi chromosome 2, idAnoDarlMG_H_01, whole genome shotgun sequence, the proteins below share one genomic window:
- the LOC125959462 gene encoding death-associated inhibitor of apoptosis 1-like, with the protein MDLDRNFPANVPARSYDECGIQIRPHSYAENMIDHPTGDVWRGTSEGSSNRSPNVTSTDRHGQGGSTEPLTGESEASVFSSNPTSMTMARPTWRPEYLMYANEAARLKSFEAWPTAMSPKPQQLSDAGFFYTGQGDQVKCFSCGGGLKDWEPDDDPWEQHSIWYGNCAYRTTMTTPKPLDDTMDNERIATPSGGPDGKICRICYDSEYNTAFMPCGHVVACDKCASTVTKCPICQQPFYNVLKLYLS; encoded by the coding sequence ATGGACCTAGATCGGAACTTCCCGGCAAACGTGCCGGCACGCAGCTATGATGAATGCGGTATCCAAATACGACCGCACTCGTATGCAGAGAATATGATCGATCACCCTACGGGAGACGTATGGAGAGGCACCAGTGAGggtagcagcaaccgcagtcCCAACGTGACCAGCACCGATCGCCATGGACAGGGTGGCAGTACGGAGCCGCTAACGGGAGAATCTGAAGCGTCGGTTTTCAGCAGCAACCCGacctcgatgacgatggctcGACCGACTTGGCGTCCCGAATACCTGATGTACGCAAACGAAGCCGCGCGGTTGAAATCGTTCGAGGCTTGGCCAACGGCGATGTCTCCGAAACCACAACAGCTGAGCGACGCGGGATTCTTCTACACCGGCCAAGGCGACCAGGTGAAGTGCTTTAGCTGCGGCGGAGGACTGAAGGACTGGGAGCCGGACGATGACCCGTGGGAGCAGCATAGCATCTGGTACGGTAATTGCGCCtacaggacgacgatgacaacacCGAAACCCCTGGACGACACCATGGATAACGAGAGGATCGCAACCCCGAGCGGCGGTCCCGACGGCAAGATCTGCCGGATCTGCTATGACAGCGAGTACAATACGGCGTTCATGCCGTGCGGCCATGTCGTGGCGTGCGACAAGTGTGCCTCAACCGTCACCAAATGCCCGATATGCCAGCAGCCGTTTTATAATGTACTAAAACTTTACCTGTCCTAG
- the LOC125951675 gene encoding segmentation polarity homeobox protein engrailed, with translation MARFGRPGNSQLILDLMLMLLLIVVKKPAANGRGLLDHAVERSQPTIWYIWSGASDSSIFRSRWLARWNPRTPRIPLIEAAAFGDCERARVRKSAREFEEDKVTEANEIVQQQRTIMALEDRCSPQSAPSPPHHHHSSQAPVSATTTMTATTTSSSSRSSPGSGEMSLVVPISIKQEPLSEPTNQQQQQQLQQQEQQEHATATPSISFSITNILSDHFGKALLPAPPSPAPSNRTSPPVSPSSPTHSLSPSSSSLSQSAAVASAAVVGLHLPYPFHPAHLGHHHGASLHPAYAVVPPHYHPTSAHLLHHHHHLTSSPYHHPSLPIVPQPHRPPQRPTTEVNGNGGGLFRPYDISKSPARLRCSSNGSSTTATTPLSSSCHPAYHTDSESQDSHSAATSPATVTTGGGGGHSTELGATTPSIPNGGTLAASPTGSYSSRTSLPDVYDFSRKPASASSSSSSTPGSLDHRAALLSGFGAATSYPKLHEEIINSHRKFQAKLIESQSKAAAAVAAVASSSSSSSSLPSSLGSLCKTVSQIGQHVAGTGSLGSTTSSTTTTNGFGSATPVNGVTAKPTPRPIPKPTEVHNGASGGGGSSSHDGGMESSDDAKSETSSSKDGEGGGNLWPAWVYCTRYSDRPSSGEAARDGPRYRRTKQPKEKGESEEKRPRTAFSNAQLQRLKNEFNENRYLTEKRRQTLSAELGLNEAQIKIWFQNKRAKIKKSSSEKNPLALQLMAQGLYNHSTVPLTKEEEELEMRMNGQIP, from the exons ATGGCACGCTTCGGTCGTCCGGGCAACAGCCAACTAATCCttgatctgatgctgatgctgctgctgatcgtcgtc aaaaaaccgGCGGCCAACGGACGAGGGCTACTAGATCACGCGGTCGAACGGTCGCAGCCTACCATTTGGTACATTTGGTCCGGGGCCTCAGATTCAAGCATATTTCGCAGCCGCTGGCTAGCGCGATGGAATCCGCGCACTCCACGCATACCACTGATTGAGGCGGCGGCGTTCGGGGATTGCGAGAGGGCTCG TGT ACGAAAGAGTGCGCGAGAATTTGAAGAAGACAAAGTGacagaagcgaacgaaatagtgcaacagcagcggacCATCATGGCCCTGGAAGACCGTTGCAGCCCCCAGAGTGCCCCAAGTCcaccgcatcaccatcacagcaGCCAGGCTCCGGTttcggcgacgaccacgatgacggcaacgacgacgtcgtcgtcgtcccgtaGTTCGCCCGGTAGCGGAGAGATGTCGCTAGTGGTACCGATCTCGATCAAGCAGGAACCGCTCAgtgaaccaacgaaccaacaacaacagcaacagctacaacaacaagaacaacaagaacatgCAACAGCCACGCCGAGCATTTCCTTCTCGATCACCAATATCCTGAGTGATCACTTCGGGAAAGCACTACTGCCAGCACCACCCTCACCGGCACCGTCCAACCGTACCAGCCCTCCGGTCTCCCCGTCCTCACCAACTCACTCGCTAAGtccgtcttcatcgtcgttgtcgcagTCGGCAGCGGTCGCCAGTGCCGCCGTTGTTGGATTGCATCTACCTTATCCGTTCCATCCGGCACatcttggccaccaccacggagcgTCCCTTCATCCGGCGTATGCCGTTGTACCACCGCACTACCACCCCACTTCTGCACACctgctccatcatcaccatcatctcacCTCCTCTCCTTACCATCATCCATCGTTACCGATCGTACCGCAACCTCATCGACCTCCTCAGCGACCAACAACGGAAGTGAACGGAAACGGTGGAGGGTTGTTCCGACCGTACGACATCAGCAAAAGTCCGGCGAGGTTACGGTGCAGTAGCAACGGGAGCAGCACAACGGCCACTActcccctttcctcctcctgccatcCTGCCTACCACACGGACAGTGAATCGCAGGATTCCCATTCGGCCGCGACAAGTCCGGCTACcgtcaccaccggtggcggtggaggtcACTCCACCGAGTTGGGAGCCACCACTCCGTCCATCCCGAACGGCGGCACGTTGGCCGCTAGCCCCACCGGTAGCTACAGTTCCCGCACCAGCCTTCCGGATGTGTACGATTTCAGTCGAAAACCGGCGTCagcgtcttcgtcttcgtcctccACCCCGGGTTCACTCGACCACCGGGCGGCCCTGCTCAGTGGGTTTGGTGCGGCCACCAGCTACCCGAAGCTACACGAGGAGATCATCAACAGCCACCGGAAGTTCCAGGCGAAGCTGATCGAATCCCAATCGAAGGCGGCCGCTGCAGTGGCCGCGGTggcctcctcttcttcctcctcctcctcgttacCTTCCTCGCTCGGTAGTCTGTGTAAGACGGTGTCCCAGATCGGTCAGCATGTGGCCGGAACGGGCAGTCTCGGAAGtacgacgtcgtcgacgacgacgacgaatggttTCGGTTCCGCGACTCCGGTGAATGGTGTGACCGCAAAGCCAACTCCGCGGCCGATCCCGAAACCAACGGAAGTGCACAATGGtgcaagtggtggtggtggttcgtcaTCGCATGATGGCGGTATGGAGTCATCGGATGATGCCAAGTCGGAGACGAGCAGCTCGAAGGACGGCGAGGGTGGTGGCAATCTGTGGCCAGCTTGGGTCTACTGCACGCGTTACAGCGATCGCCCCAGTTCCG GTGAGGCGGCAAGAGACG GTCCCCGGTATCGTCGGACGAAGCAACCGAAGGAGAAGGGCGAAAGCGAAGAGAAGCGTCCACGGACGGCGTTCTCCAATGCGCAACTGCAACGATTGAAG aatgagTTCAACGAGAATCGCTACCTGACGGAGAAACGACGGCAAACACTGAGTGCGGAACTGGGTCTCAACGAGGCGCAGATTAAGATTTGGTTCCAAAACAAACGGGCCAAGATCAAGAAGAGTTCGTCGGAGAAGAACCCGCTGGCGTTGCAGCTGATGGCCCAGGGTCTGTACAACCACTCGACCGTACCGCTCAccaaggaggaagaggaactcGAGATGCGCATGAACGGTCAGATCCCTTAG